A genomic segment from Gracilinanus agilis isolate LMUSP501 chromosome 1, AgileGrace, whole genome shotgun sequence encodes:
- the LOC123232245 gene encoding embryonic growth/differentiation factor 1-like isoform X1 encodes MWSLQRQRQLLLVPLTWLLLLLLPLPLPLPQPSLAQPQPGTLSPQGNALLQALGLRPPSGPPPTRPVPPVMWRLFRRGPQAAESHGARGEGPEMAQEPEPLPCHVKELGVPGNIVRHVLDGGAAASPEPALGALCLEKPLFFNLSFLEPREQLTLVRLELNFGAPGALSPGQGWELSVFPGHGSRLWGQPLLSHSVATLQEPLHFDLLGLGPPGNASFPQNLSLVLEILPGGKGSGLPRGLCAELGRSLEASLLVVTLDPQLCRHPVRKRRATHLAPLEGLDPPCKARQLYINFRDVGWHNWIIAPRGFMANYCQGHCFFPTATKISSFNHAVMQSLMHSVAPTTTPPPCCVPVKLSPISVLFYDNSDNVVLRHYEDMVVDECGCR; translated from the exons ATGTGGTCCCTGCAGCGGCAGCGGCAGCTGCTTCTTGTCCCTCTGACCTGGCTCCTACTCCTgctcctgcccctgcccctgcccctacCCCAGCCCTCTTTGGCCCAGCCCCAGCCCGGCACCCTCTCCCCCCAAGGCAATGCTCTGCTCCAGGCCCTGGGGCTGCGGCCGCCCTCGGGGCCCCCTCCCACCCGTCCCGTCCCCCCAGTCATGTGGCGGCTTTTCCGAAGGGGCCCCCAGGCCGCAGAGAGCCACGGGGCCAGGGGCGAAGGACCAGAAATGGCCCAGGAGCCCGAGCCCCTGCCCTGCCACGTGAAGGAGCTGGGCGTCCCCGGGAACATCGTTCGGCACGTCCTCGATGGCG GAGCCGCTGCCTCACCAGAGCCAGCCCTGGGCGCCCTGTGCCTGGAGAAGCCCCttttcttcaatctctccttcCTAGAGCCTCGGGAGCAGCTGACGCTGGTCCGCCTGGAACTGAACTTCGGTGCCCCCGGAGCTCTTTCCCCTGGCCAAGGCTGGGAGCTGAGCGTGTTCCCCGGCCACGGCTCGCGGCTGTGGGGGCAGCCCCTGCTGAGCCACTCAGTGGCCACGCTGCAGGAGCCCCTCCACTTTGACCTGCTGGGCTTGGGCCCCCCGGGGAATGCCAGCTTCCCCCAGAACCTGAGCTTGGTGCTCGAGATCTTGCCTGGTGGGAAGGGCAGCGGCCTGCCTCGAGGCTTGTGTGCCGAGCTGGGCCGTTCTCTGGAGGCGTCCCTACTGGTGGTGACCCTGGACCCCCAGCTCTGCCGGCACCCCGTCAGGAAGCGCCGGGCCACCCACCTGGCCCCTCTCGAAGGCCTGGACCCTCCCTGCAAGGCCAGGCAGCTCTACATCAACTTCCGGGATGTGGGCTGGCACAACTGGATCATCGCCCCGAGAGGCTTCATGGCCAACTACTGCCAAGGGCACTGCTTCTTCCCCACCGCCACCAAGATCTCCAGCTTCAACCACGCCGTCATGCAGTCCCTGATGCACTCGGTGGCCCCGACCACGACGCCCCCGCCGTGCTGCGTCCCCGTCAAACTCTCGCCCATCTCCGTGCTCTTCTACGACAACAGCGACAACGTGGTCCTCCGCCACTACGAGGACATGGTGGTGGATGAGTGCGGCTGCCGCTGA